The following proteins are encoded in a genomic region of Magnolia sinica isolate HGM2019 chromosome 1, MsV1, whole genome shotgun sequence:
- the LOC131236857 gene encoding large ribosomal subunit protein eL20z-like: protein MKNNISAIGTKAQMEERNQMKEKLIRDADELQGGTYDKPLPCFGCGIGWFAFLLGFVFPPMWYYATILYFGSYYRKDLRERLGLAVSAFAALIFSVAALITAVALIILAIQ from the exons ATGAAGAACAACATTTCAGCTATTGGGACCAAAGCCCAG ATGGAAGAAAGGAATCAGATGAAAGAGAAGCTGATAAGGGATGCTGATGAATTGCAAGGTGGGACATACGACAAACCACTTCCATGCTTTGGCTGTGGCATAGGATGGTTTGCATTCCTACTAGGATTCGTGTTCCCGCCAATGTGGTACTATGCTACAATCCTATACTTTGGAAGCTACTACCGCAAGGATCTAAGGGAGCGACTTGGCCTCGCTGTGTCTGCATTTGCTGCATTGATCTTTTCGGTGGCAGCCTTGATCACAGCAGTGGCTCTTATCATCCTGGCCATCCAGTAG